The Bombus huntii isolate Logan2020A chromosome 11, iyBomHunt1.1, whole genome shotgun sequence genome includes a window with the following:
- the LOC126871070 gene encoding acetyl-CoA carboxylase isoform X4 → MKSVLLHRERFVTGNIDREADDKENSEQNVNRSNDSSSTMSENPVSFVVGEPDNDRSEELEIEDSFPSESYDITTTQVQQNAMAGLIERRKRLRPSMSQGTVMIQTQSRLQEKDFTIATPEEFVHRFGGTKVINKVLIANNGIAAVKCMRSIRRWSYEMFKNERAVRFVVMVTPEDLKANAEYIKMADQYVPVPGGTNNNNYANVELIVDIAVRTQVQAVWAGWGHASENPKLPELLHKNNMCFIGPSERAMWALGDKIASSIVAQTADVPTLPWSGSELKAQYSGKKIKISSELFKKGCVSTVEECLAAANKIGFPIMVKASEGGGGKGIRKVENAEELPTLFRQVQTEIPGSPIFIMKLAKCARHLEVQLLADNYGNAISLFGRDCSIQRRHQKIIEEAPAVVAKPEVFEEMEKAAVRLAKMVGYVSAGTVEYLYDTSGRYYFLELNPRLQVEHPCTEMVSDVNLPAAQLQIAMGLPLHHIKDIRLLYGESPWGDSVIDFDQPRHKPQPWGHVIAARITSENPDEGFKPSSGTVQELNFRSSKNVWGYFSVAASGGLHEFADSQFGHCFSWGEDRNQARENLVIALKELSIRGDFRTTVEYLITLLETESFQQNNIDTAWLDLLIAERVRSDKPDVLLAITCGALHIADRTITAAFSGFQTALEKGQIQASNDLDNVIDVELINDGYKYKIQTAKSGPNSYFLVMNGSYKEVELHRLSDGGLLLSLDGASFTTYMREEVDRYRIIIGNQTCIFEKDNDPSLLRSPSAGKLISYLVDDGGHVDAGQAYAEIEVMKMVMTITASEAGSVFYVKRPGAILEAGTLIARLELDDPSLVTKAQEYTGKFPETVAPAISEKLNHLHAEYRTALENTLGGYCLPDPYHVPRVRELLEKFMNSLRDPSLPLLELQEVIATISGRIPISVEKKIRKLMSLYERNITSVLAQFPSQQIAAVIDGHAASLSKRSERDVFFLTTEAIVQLVQRYRNGIRGRMKTAVHELLRQYYTVESQFQQGHYDKCVSALIDEYKDDVATITAMIFSHNQVTKKNVLVTMLIDHLWANEPGLTDELSSTLTELTSLNRTEHSRVALRARQILIAAHQPAYELRHNQMESIFLSAVDMYGHDFHPENLEKLILSETSIFDILHDFFYHSNRTVCNAALEVYVRRSYISYELTCVQHLELSGEVPLVHFQFLLPNNHPNIQNQSSVNHRVGAMAAFQDMDQFTRYSDEVFDLLEDLSSITSTSAKVLAEAVDAAASESRHSTSINVSLSTAENTGTAEMGERSAEPVHILSIAVQEKENHDDVTMAKLFGDWCAANKEELISRDIRRITFTVLKKRQFPKFFTYRQRDGFVEDKIYRHLEPGCAFQLELNRMRTYDLEALPTSNQKMHLYLGRAKVAKGQQVTDYRFFIRSIIRHSDLITKEASFDYLHNEGERVLLEAMDELEVAFSHPLAKRTECNHIFLNFVPTVIMDPVRIEESVTSMVLRYGPRLWKLRVRQAEIKMTIRPAPGKPTSILRLCIANDSGYSIDLHLYMEATDPKTGIIRFESYPSSTANGTWRPGPMHGLPISTPYLTKDYLQAKRFQAQSSGTTYVYDLPDMFRQQTEKMWIKHIEERPQCNITIPNPVMDCVELVLEGDNLVEQKRLPGENNVGMVAWRLRLYTPEYPVSGRDIILIANDLTHLIGSFGPKEDLVFCRASERARQLGIPRIYFSANSGARIGLAEEVKALFRIAWEDEDEPEKGFRYIYLTPDDYARLAPLNSVKTSLIEDKGESRYKITDIIGKDDGLGVENLKYAGMIAGETSKAYDEIVTISIVSCRAIGIGAYLVRLGQRVIQIENSHIILTGYKALNTVLGREVYASNNQLGGIQIMHNNGVSHATNVRDLEGVATALRWLSYCPKFKGAPLPILSAPFPDPVDREIMYVPTKAAYDPRFMLEGRIQNGTNYWESGFFDRGSWQEIMRPWAQTVVTGRARLGGIPCGVIAVETRTVELHLPADPANLDSEAKTISQAGQVWFPDSAYKTAQAIKDFGKEELPLFIFANWRGFSGGMKDMYEQIIKFGAYIVDGLREYTKPIFVYIPPNGELRGGAWAVVDPTINPRYMEMFADNTSRGGVLEPGGIVEIKFRAKDIIKAMHRVDSVIQKLKENLANANSAEERTDIESQIRKREQLLEPMYRQVAVHFADLHDTPERMFEKNTIHDIIPWKKARRLLYWRLRRRLLEDEIKKEILSTQHTLDVRQVGAMLRRWFIEDKGATESYLWDQDEAATNWLENQRQDENSVVSRNITCVRQDAIVSRVKEALETCPEVRLNAILEIAHRLQPAERAELQRTLLQIETTTQEHHNDSSASS, encoded by the exons GTAACATTGACAGAGAGGCAGACGACAAGGAGAATTCGGAACAGAACGTGAACAGGTCCAACGATTCGAGCAGCACCATGTCGGAAAATCCAGTGAGCTTCGTCGTCGGGGAGCCCGACAATGATCGCAGCGAGGAATTGGAGATCGAGGATAGCTTCCCATCCGAATCATACGATATTACCACAACGCAGGTGCAGCAGAATGCCATGGCTGGTTTGATCGAGCGCCGCAAGCGCCTCAG GCCCAGCATGTCGCAGGGCACGGTGATGATTCAGACGCAGAGCCGGTTACAGGAAAAGGACTTCACTATTGCCACACCCGAGGAGTTTGTTCATCGTTTCGGCGGTACCAAAGTTATCAACAAG GTCCTAATCGCCAACAACGGAATAGCGGCTGTAAAATGTATGCGTTCGATCCGACGATGGTCGTACGAAATGTTCAAGAACGAACGCGCCGTACGTTTCGTCGTGATGGTCACCCCGGAGGATCTAAAAGCGAACGCGGAATATATCAAAATGGCTGATCAGTACGTACCCGTACCAGGTGGGACCAACAACAACAATTACGCGAACGTCGAGCTGATCGTAGACATCGCTGTACGCACTCAGGTCCAGGCTGTATGGGCTGGTTGGGGTCATGCCTCTGAAAATCCAAAATTGCCAGAATTACTGCACAAAAATAACATGTGTTTCATTG GACCATCCGAGAGAGCAATGTGGGCCCTTGGAGATAAAATCGCGTCAAGTATAGTAGCGCAAACTGCAGATGTACCGACACTTCCTTGGTCAGGTTCGGAACTAAAGGCACAGTACAGtggaaagaagataaaaatatcttcGGAACTTTTCAAGAAAGGATGCGTTTCGACGGTAGAAGAATGCTTGGCAGCAGCTAACAAAATAGGCTTTCCTATAATGGTGAAAGCTAGCGAGGGAGGTGGTGGAAAAGGTATCAGAAAGGTGGAGAACGCTGAAGAATTGCCCACATTGTTTAG GCAGGTACAAACTGAAATACCCGGATCTCCGATATTCATTATGAAATTGGCAAAATGTGCTCGCCATTTAGAAGTTCAATTATTAGCTGACAATTATGGAAACGCGATATCGTTATTTGGTCGTGACTGTTCTATTCAGAGGAGACATCAAAAGATTATTGAAGAAGCGCCTGCTGTGGTTGCTAAACCCGAAGTCTTTGAAGAGATGGAAAAA GCTGCTGTAAGATTGGCCAAAATGGTTGGATATGTCAGCGCAGGTACTGTCGAATACCTGTACGACACTTCTGGACGATATTACTTTTTGGAATTGAATCCACGTCTTCAAGTGGAACATCCGTGTACTGAAATGGTATCCGATGTTAATTTGCCCGCGGCACAACTTCAAATTGCTATGGGGCTACCATTACATCATATTAAAGATATTCGTCTTCTTTATGGTGAAAGTCCATGGGGAGATAGTGTCATTGACTTCGATCAACCGAGACACAAACCCCAACCATGGGGTCACGTGATAGCTGCGAGAATTACTAGTGAAAATCCTGATGAag GTTTTAAACCGAGTTCTGGTACGGTACAAGAACTGAACTTCCGATCCTCGAAGAATGTTTGGGGTTACTTCTCGGTAGCAGCTTCCGGAGGTCTCCATGAATTTGCAGACTCACAATTCGGACATTGTTTCTCTTGGGGAGAGGATCGTAACCAGGCTCGAGAAAATTTGGTCATAGCTTTGAAAGAATTGAGCATTAGGGGTGATTTCAGAACCACCGTCGAATATTTGATTACGCTATTAGAAACTGAATCTTTCCAGCAGAACAATATAGATACTGCGTGGCTTGATTTGTTGATTGCTGAACGCGTTAGAAGTGACAAACCAGATGTATTATTAGCCATAACGTGCGGTGCGCTTCATATCGCTGATAGAACAATCACTGCCGCTTTTTCTGGATTTCAAACAGCGTTGGAGAAAGGACAAATACAAGCCAGCAATGATTTAGATAATGTTATCGAC GTTGAACTCATTAACGACggatacaaatataaaatacagacTGCTAAGTCAGGCCCTAATAGTTATTTTCTTGTTATGAACGGTTCCTATAAAGAAGTAGAACTACACCGACTATCGGATGGAGGATTATTGCTTTCTTTGGATGGTGCAAGTTTCACGACTTACATGAGGGAGGAAGTCGATCGTTACAGGATCATCATTGGAAACCAAACCTGCATCTTCGAAAAGGACAACGATCCTTCTTTATTGAGGTCACCATCAGCTGGCAAACTAATCAGCTATCTAGTCGACGATGGTGGTCACGTGGACGCTGGACAAGCATACGCAGAAATTGAAGTCATGAAAATGGTAATGACAATAACAGCGAGCGAAGCTGGTAGCGTCTTTTATGTTAAAAGACCAGGTGCCATTCTCGAGGCCGGTACGTTGATTGCTCGATTAGAATTGGACGATCCATCTCTGGTAACAAAAGCTCAGGAGTACACTGGTAAATTCCCGGAAACTGTAGCTCCAgcaatttctgaaaaattgAATCATCTTCATGCTGAATACAGAACAGCTTTAGAAAACACTCTCGGAGGATATTGTTTACCAGATCCGTACCACGTACCTCGAGTACGAGAACTTCTTGAGAAATTCATGAATTCCCTTCGTGACCCTAGCTTACCATTGCTTGAACTTCAAGAAGTGATCGCGACGATATCAGGAAGAATTCCGATTTCCGTAGAGAAAAAAATCAGGAAATTGATGTCGCTGTACGAAAGAAACATAACTTCTGTTTTAGCTCAATTTCCTAGTCAACAAATTGCTGCTGTGATCGATGGACATGCAGCAAGTCTTTCCAAGCGATCTGAACGCGACGTCTTCTTCTTAACTACCGAAGCTATAGTGCAACTGGTACAAAGATATAGGAACGGAATACGTGGAAGAATGAAGACCGCTGTTCACGAACTACTTCGACAATATTACACCGTTGAAAGCCAGTTCCAACAAGGACATTACGATAAATGTGTTTCTGCTTTAATCGATGAGTACAAAGATGATGTAGCAACAATAACAGCTATGATTTTCAGCCATAACCAAGTCACGAAGAAGAACGTTTTGGTAACTATGCTCATAGATCATCTCTGGGCGAATGAACCTGGTCTTACGGACGAGTTATCGAGCACGCTGACGGAACTAACGAGCCTGAATCGTACAGAGCATAGTCGTGTCGCGTTGCGTGCGAGACAAATTCTAATCGCTGCTCACCAACCTGCTTACGAGTTAAGACACAACCAAATGGAATCTATATTCTTGTCAGCGGTAGACATGTACGGCCATGATTTCCATCCAGAAAACTTAGAGAAACTTATCCTTTCCGAAACAtctattttcgatattttacatgACTTCTTCTACCATTCCAATCGTACAGTTTGCAATGCTGCTTTGGAGGTTTATGTTCGCAGATCTTATATTAGTTATGAGTTGACTTGCGTGCAACATCTGGAATTGTCTGGTGAAGTACCGCTTGTACATTTCCAATTTTTGCTGCCTAACAATCATCCTAACATACAAAACCAATCTTCGGTTAATCACAGAGTCGGGGCTATGGCAGCTTTCCAAGACATGGATCAATTCACCCGATACTCCGACGAAGTTTTCGACCTCCTAGAGGATCTGTCTTCGATTACCTCAACTTCAGCCAAAGTTTTAGCAGAGGCAGTAGACGCAGCTGCAAGCGAATCGAGACACAGCACGTCCATAAACGTATCTTTAAGCACTGCGGAAAATACTGGTACAGCGGAAATGGGTGAACGATCTGCAGAACCGGTACATATTTTGAGCATTGCCGTccaagagaaagaaaatcacgatgATGTTACGATGGCGAAACTCTTTGGAGATTGGTGCGCCGCGAACAAAGAGGAATTAATCTCACGAGACATACGAAGGATTACTTTCACTGTTTTAAAGAAAAGACaatttccaaaattctttACATACCGTCAAAGAGATGGTTTTGTTGAAGATAAAATTTATCGGCATCTCGAGCCTGGTTGTGCTTTCCAATTGGAATTAAACAGAATGAGAACTTACGATCTTGAAGCTCTGCCAACCTCGAATCAAAAAATGCATCTCTACCTTGGCCGGGCTAAGGTTGCCAAAGGACAACAAGTCACGGATTATCGTTTCTTCATTCGTTCCATTATAAGACACTCTGATCTTATCACGAAGGAGGCTAGTTTCGATTATCTTCACAACGAAGGTGAACGTGTACTATTAGAGGCTATGGATGAATTAGAAGTCGCGTTCTCGCATCCGCTTGCTAAGCGTACGGAATGCAATCATATCTTCCTAAATTTCGTACCCACAGTTATTATGGATCCAGTAAGAATAGAAGAAAGCGTGACCAGTATGGTACTGAGGTATGGCCCGAGATTATGGAAATTACGAGTACGTCAGGCTGAGATTAAAATGACGATTCGGCCAGCACCAGGGAAGCCAACGTCTATTTTACGTTTGTGCATTGCCAACGATAGCGGATATAGCATAGATTTGCATCTTTATATGGAGGCAACCGATCCAAAGACTGGTATCATTCGTTTCGAATCTTATCCTTCTTCGACGGCAAATGGTACCTGGAGACCAGGACCTATGCATGGTCTTCCAATTTCTACGCCATATCTAACCAAAGATTATCTTCAAGCAAAACGGTTCCAAGCACAAAGTTCTGGCACAACGTATGTATATGATTTACCAGACATGTTTAGACAACAAACCGAAAAAATGTGGATTAAACACATAGAAGAAAGGCCACAATGCAATATAACTATTCCAAATCCTGTGATGGATTGTGTGGAATTAGTATTAGAGGGTGACAATTTAGTGGAACAAAAACGACTCCCTGGTGAGAATAACGTTGGTATGGTTGCTTGGAGATTAAGACTTTATACACCAGAATATCCAGTATCTGGTCGAGACATTATACTGATAGCAAATGATTTGACACATTTGATTGGTTCTTTTGGTCCGAAGGAAGACTTAGTGTTCTGCAGAGCGTCTGAAAGAGCTAGACAGCTTGGAATTCCTCGAATATATTTCTCTGCAAATTCTGGCGCTCGCATTGGTCTAGCAGAGGAAGTGAAAGCGTTGTTCAGAATTGCTTGGGAGGATGAGGATGAACCAGAGAAAGGatttagatatatatatttaacaccAGATGATTACGCGCGTTTAGCACCGCTTAATTCAGTGAAAACTTCGTTGATCGAAGATAAAGGAGAATCTCGTTATAAGATTACCGATATTATTGGTAAAGATGATGGTCTTGgtgtagaaaatttaaaatacgcTGGTATGATTGCCGGAGAAACATCGAAAGCCTATGACGAAATCGTTACGATTTCCATTGTATCTTGTAGAGCGATTGGTATTGGTGCTTACCTAGTACGTCTTGGACAAAGGGTCATccaaatagaaaattctcaCATCATTTTAACTGGTTACAAAGCATTGAATACTGTGTTAGGCCGTGAAGTATACGCTAGTAATAATCAGTTAGGTGGTATACAAATTATGCATAATAATGGGGTATCACATGCAACAAACGTAAGGGACCTAGAGGGTGTTGCTACTGCTTTAAGATGGTTAAGCTACTGTCCCAAATTTAAGGGTGCACCCCTTCCTATATTATCAGCACCATTTCCTGATCCAGTCGACAGAGAAATCATGTATGTTCCTACAAAAGCAGCATATGACCCAAGATTCATGCTCGAAGGTAGAATACAAAATGGTACAAATTATTGGGAAAGTGGATTCTTCGATCGTGGCTCTTGGCag GAAATCATGAGGCCTTGGGCTCAAACTGTAGTAACTGGACGAGCAAGATTAGGCGGAATACCTTGCGGTGTTATTGCAGTAGAAACAAGAACCGTTGAGTTGCACTTACCTGCTGATCCTGCTAATCTTGATTCAGAAGCTAAAACGATATCTCAGGCAGGACAAGTATGGTTCCCTGACAGTGCATACAAAACTGCTCAAGCTATCAAAGACTTTGGAAAAGAAGAGCTTccactttttatttttgctaATTGGAGAGGATTTTCTGGTGGAATGAAAg ACATGTACGAGCAAATTATCAAATTCGGTGCTTATATTGTGGATGGCTTACGAGAATATACCAAaccaatatttgtatatattccACCAAATGGAGAACTAAGAGGTGGTGCTTGGGCTGTCGTTGATCCAACGATAAATCCTCGCTACATGGAAATGTTTGCTGACAATACAAGCAGAGGTGGAGTTTTAGAACCTGGTGGAATAGTAGAAATCAAGTTTAGAGCTAAAGACATAATTAAAGCTATGCATAGGGTTGATTCAGTAATACAGAAGCTTAAA GAAAATCTAGCCAATGCAAATTCAGCTGAAGAACGAACAGACATTGAAAGCCAAATTCGTAAGAGAGAGCAACTTTTAGAACCTATGTATCGGCAAGTAGCAGTTCACTTCGCGGATCTTCATGATACACCAGAGAGAATGTTTGAGAAAAATACCATTCATGATATTATTCCATGGAAAAAAGCACGCAGACTGCTTTATTGGCGACTTAGAAGAAGACTTTTGGAGGATGAAATAAAGAAGGAAATTCTATCAACCCAACACACTTTGGACGTTAGACAAGTCGGTGCAATGTTGCGTAGATGGTTTATAGAAGACAAAGGTGCCACAGAATCTTATCTGTGGGATCAAGATGAAGCTGCAACGAATTGGTTGGAGAATCAACGTCAAGATGAAAATAGTGTTGTTTCCCGTAACATCACTTGTGTAAGACAAGACGCAATCGTTTCTCGAGTCAAAGAGGCCCTTGAAACTTGTCCAGAAGTGAGATTAAATGCAATTTTAGAAATTGCGCACAGATTACAACCAGCAGAACGTGCAGAATTGCAAAGAACTTTATTACAGATAGAAACGACCACACAGGAACACCACAATGATTCAAGTGCTTCGTCCTAa